In Plodia interpunctella isolate USDA-ARS_2022_Savannah chromosome 17, ilPloInte3.2, whole genome shotgun sequence, one genomic interval encodes:
- the LOC128677219 gene encoding piggyBac transposable element-derived protein 4-like — MSGNKRNRRPLNIFDEESSNSEAEPDPYEDNDGDYGSDENYEPQQQLASSSSSEDIFSIRRQHTSRGPVASSDSSKSHITNLSSDSEPDDNPNEHGVPDSVENSPSLVVSLFSQSDNIDSTVQRKSPEPEEQLWSNTTDGIPDFEFDSASQGIQFEVSSLTSVEQVFDHVFPKELMEYLVQCTNNYGTALCNLNRPSTRHCRSQSFRHVTLEEMRKFLGLSLLHGHVRIPKQQKLFTHDDPLYFHPIFPHTMSSRRYEQILRCLCCSELGAKGADKIKKIIDILTMNFRNVYKPEKELSLDESLLLYRGRLYFRQYIKSKKARYGIKFYVLATADGYVLDVIMYSGKDDSNMSTGSECTKLERLVMQLMGPYLLKGHHLFMDNYYNSVNLSQRLLDLKTHTNGTLRVNRKDNPKEVVDRKLKKGEHVWVRKNKVYVSKWVDKRPVTMLTTRDHPRMIETTNRYGKIVKKPIEVATYNKFMSGVDRSDQMINYYSSPRKTIRWYKKVLFHLLDTAVWNSFYLYKKYVLNNSKYELSMYREQLIKKLIDLKENCKGKDLLLTISKNNNRLHNNLQKNIVDPSQEPKFWGHWPRRQPAPENSKKKYSFLMCKMCSKNKKRVETSYRCIGCPGLPALCPECFQDYHQLLEQQAQ, encoded by the coding sequence atgTCAGGAAACAAGCGCAACCGACGTCCGCTAAATATCTTCGACGAAGAATCTTCAAATTCGGAAGCTGAACCGGACCCATATGAAGACAATGATGGTGATTATGGCTCCGATGAGAACTATGAGCCACAGCAGCAGCTTGCTTCCTCTAGTTCCTCagaagatatattttcaattagaaGGCAACATACGTCCCGAGGCCCGGTTGCTTCATCGGATTCGAGTAAGTCGCATATCACGAATTTAAGTTCAGATTCTGAACCTGACGATAACCCTAACGAACATGGTGTACCAGATTCAGTAGAAAATTCACCATCTCTTGTCGTATCTCTGTTTTCTCAGTCTGATAATATAGATTCTACAGTACAACGAAAATCTCCAGAACCTGAAGAGCAGTTGTGGTCAAATACTACTGACGGAATTCCCGATTTTGAGTTCGATTCCGCTTCACAAGGTATACAATTTGAAGTTAGTTCTCTAACTAGTGTTGAACAGGTCTTCGACCATGTTTTTCCAAAAGAGTTGATGGAATATCTCGTCCAGTGTACTAATAATTATGGCACAGCCTTGTGCAATTTGAACAGACCTTCCACTCGTCATTGTCGATCTCAGTCTTTTCGTCATGTTACCCTTGAAGAAATGAGAAAATTTCTTGGACTTTCATTACTACATGGTCATGTTCGCATTCCTAaacaacaaaaactatttactCACGATGACCCTCTGTATTTTCATCCGATATTTCCACACACAATGTCTTCGCGACGTTATGAGCAGATACTTCGATGCTTATGTTGTTCAGAGCTGGGCGCAAAAGGTGctgataagataaaaaaaattattgacatATTAACTATGAATTTTAGAAACGTCTACAAACCTGAAAAAGAGCTTAGTTTAGATGaatcgttattattatatcgagGTCGGCTTTATTTCCGGCAATACATTAAATCTAAGAAGGCAAGATATGGAATAAAGTTCTATGTACTAGCAACCGCTGATGGTTATGTTTTGGACGTAATAATGTATAGCGGAAAAGACGACAGCAATATGTCGACTGGTTCAGAATGCACAAAACTTGAACGGTTAGTAATGCAATTGATGGGACCGTATTTATTGAAAGGCCACCATCTTTTCATGGATAACTATTACAACTCAGTTAATCTTTCCCAGCGACTGTTAGATTTAAAGACACACACTAACGGTACACTACGAGTAAACAGGAAAGATAATCCGAAGGAAGTAGTTgacagaaaattgaaaaaaggcGAACATGTTTGGGTtaggaaaaataaagtatatgtTAGTAAATGGGTTGATAAACGACCGGTTACTATGTTGACCACAAGAGACCATCCCCGTATGATAGAGACTACCAACAGATATGGAAAAATTGTTAAGAAGCCTATAGAGGTAGCAACATATAATAAGTTCATGTCCGGAGTAGATAGGTCTGATCAAATGATTAACTATTATTCATCGCCGAGAAAAACCATAAGATGGTATAAGAAAGTGCTTTTTCATCTCTTGGACACTGCGGTATGGAactcgttttatttatacaaaaaatatgtattgaataATTCTAAATATGAGTTATCTATGTATCGGGAGCAGCTGATTAAAAAATTGATAGActtgaaagaaaattgtaaGGGCAAAGATTTACTGTTGACTataagcaaaaataataatagactaCACAACAAcctccaaaaaaatattgttgatcCCAGTCAAGAGCCTAAATTTTGGGGACATTGGCCAAGACGCCAGCCTGCACCCGAAAATTCTAAGAAAAAATACTCGTTTCTGATGTGCAAAATGTGTTCCAAGAATAAGAAAAGAGTCGAAACTAGCTACAGGTGCATTGGTTGCCCTGGACTTCCCGCATTATGTCCTGAATGTTTCCAAGACTACCACCAACTCCTGGAACAGCAAGCACAGTAG